The Montipora capricornis isolate CH-2021 chromosome 6, ASM3666992v2, whole genome shotgun sequence genome has a window encoding:
- the LOC138050814 gene encoding uncharacterized protein has translation MVLIGFKFSATPSPALHKDKRSLKRVNKQLRLDEYEHNTRKKSPAIEKLLPEDPTLSNIDEDLLLASPDSSNACSLDAMDPTLSNIDEDLLLASSDSNNACRQDAMDPTLSNSFEDSLLASSESSNACTEDTMEPILSSSEEDLLLASPDANNASTQDALDSLEDARSEAKKSV, from the exons ATGGTGTTGATTGGATTTAAATTTAGTGCCACCCCCAGCCCTGCACTGCATAAGGATAAAAGGAGTTTGAAGAGAGTTAATAAACAATTGAGGCTTGACGAATATGAGCATAACACCAGGAAGAAATCTCCAGCAATAGAAAAGTTGCTCCCCGAG GATCCAACTCTGTCCAATATTGACGAAGATTTGTTACTAGCCTCCCCAGACTCAAGCAATGCATGCAGTCTGGATGCAATG GATCCAACTCTGTCCAATATTGACGAGGATTTATTGTTAGCTTCCTCAGACTCAAACAATGCATGCCGTCAAGATGCAATG GATCCAACACTGTCCAATAGTTTTGAGGATTCATTATTAGCCTCCTCAGAATCAAGCAATGCATGTACCGAAGATACAATG GAACCAATACTGTCCAGTAGTGAGGAGGACTTACTATTAGCCTCTCCAGACGCAAACAATGCATCTACTCAAGATGCACTG GACTCCCTAGAGGACGCACGTTCAG